In Ovis aries strain OAR_USU_Benz2616 breed Rambouillet chromosome 14, ARS-UI_Ramb_v3.0, whole genome shotgun sequence, a single genomic region encodes these proteins:
- the COQ8B gene encoding atypical kinase COQ8B, mitochondrial has product MWQEVGALLRATCGQLGRTIGVPCGALGPGPRCWGPCGDSWAQKLHQDGPGRGLGEEDIRKAREARIRKTPRPQLSDRSRERKVPASRISRLANFGGLAVSLGLGALAEVAKKSLPGGGIQPEGGSQPGSSLFLSEANAERIVQTLCTVRGAALKVGQMLSIQDNSFISPQLQRIFERVRQSADFMPRWQMLRVLEEELGRDWQAKVASLEEVPFAAASIGQVHQGVLRDGTEVAVKIQYPGVAQSIQSDVQNLLAVLKMSVALPEGLFAEQSLQALQRELAWECDYRREAACAQNFRQLLADDPFFRVPAVIQELCTTRVLGMELAGGVPLDQCQGLSQDIRNQICFQLLRLCLRELFEFRFMQTDPNWANFLYDASSHQVTLLDFGASREFGTEFTDHYIEVVMAAANGDKDRVLQKSRDLKFLTGFETKAFSDAHVEAVMILGEPFATQGPYDFGAGDTARRVQGLIPVLLRHRLHPPPEETYALHRKLAGAFLACARLRAHIACRDLFQDTYHRYWASRQA; this is encoded by the exons AtgtggcaggaggtgggggccCTACTGCGTGCGACCTGTGGACAGCTGGGCCGGACTATTGGTGTGCCTTGTGGGGCCCTGGGGCCGGGGCCCCGCTGCTGG GGGCCATGTGGGGATTCTTGGGCCCAAAAACTTCATCAGGATGGGCCTGGCAGGGGCCTGGGTGAGGAGGACATTCGCAAGGCCCGGGAGGCCCGGATCAGGAAGACGCCCCGGCCCCAG CTGAGTGACCGTTCTCGAGAACGCAAGGTGCCCGCCTCCCGCATCAGCCGCTTGGCCAACTTTGGGG gACTGGCTGTGAGCTTGGGGCTGGGAGCACTGGCTGAGGTGGCCAAGAAGTCCCTGCCTGGAGGAGGTATACAGCCAG AGGGAGGCTCCCAGCCAGGCTCCAGCCTTTTCCTGTCAGAGGCCAACGCTGAAAGGATCGTGCAGACCTTGTGTACAGTTCGGGGGGCCGCCCTCAAGGTTGGCCAAATGCTCAGCATCCAGG ACAACAGCTTCATCAGCCCCCAGCTGCAGCGCATCTTTGAGCGGGTCCGCCAGAGCGCCGACTTCATGCCACGCTGGCAGATGCTG AGAGTTCTCgaagaggagcttggcagggacTGGCAGGCCAAGGTGGCCTCTCTGGAGGAGGTGCCCTTTGCAGCTGCCTCCATTGGGCAGGTGCACCAGGGTGTGCTGAGGGATGGCACAGAGGTGGCCGTGAAGATCCAG TACCCAGGCGTTGCCCAGAGCATCCAGAGCGACGTCCAAAACCTGCTGGCGGTGCTCAAGATGAGCGTGGCTCTGCCGGAGG gcctgttTGCTGAGCAGAGCCTGCAGGCCTTGCAGCGGGAGCTGGCGTGGGAGTGTGACTATCGTCGTGAGGCGGCCTGTGCCCAGAACTTCAG GCAGCTGTTGGCAGATGACCCCTTCTTTCGGGTGCCGGCGGTGATTCAGGAGCTGTGCACGACGCGGGTGCTGGGCATGGAGCTGGCTGGAGGGGTCCCCCTGGACCAGTGCCAGGGCTTGAGCCAGGACATCCGGAACCAG ATCTGCTTCCAGCTCCTGAGGCTTTGTCTTCGGGAGCTGTTTGAGTTCCGATTCATGCAGACGGACCCCAACTGGGCCAACTTCCTGTATGATGCTTCCAGCCACCAG GTGACCTTGCTGGACTTCGGGGCAAGCCGGGAATTTGGGACCGAATTCACAGACCATTATATTGAG GTGGTGATGGCTGCAGCCAATGGAGATAAAGATCGGGTCCTGCAGAAATCGAGAGACCTCAAATTTCTCACAGGCTTTGAGACCAAG GCATTCTCGGATGCCCACGTGGAGGCCGTGATGATCCTGGGGGAGCCCTTTGCCACCCAGGGCCCCTACGACTTTGGGGCGGGTGACACTGCCCGCCGCGTGCAGGGCCTCATCCCTGTGCTGCTGCGGCACCGGCTTCACCCACCGCCCGAGGAGACCTATGCTCTGCACCGGAAGCTTGCCGGGGCTTTCCTGGCCTGTGCCCGCCTCCGTGCCCACATCGCCTGCCGGGACCTCTTCCAGGACACCTACCACCGCTACTGGGCCAGTCGCCAGGCATAG